Proteins encoded in a region of the Elaeis guineensis isolate ETL-2024a chromosome 7, EG11, whole genome shotgun sequence genome:
- the LOC105048540 gene encoding ribonuclease 3-like protein 2 isoform X3: MVDTADQQLTLPKVVIQLSRRRKVCSQFEIAPAPNLADHKRTMLGPAGADFASSSLPPLVDAGDEGMRTAVAKVERMLAYSFRDPRLLEEALTHSSDTEHPSYQRLEFLGDAALCLAFTNYVYLNNPGAGPGQLTVLRAANISTEKLARVAVRHDLYRLVRRNSPMLDQIVDEFTQSVLRERDEDLGCLHHGGSSVKAPKVLADIVESITAAVYVDCDFNLKTLWRVIRSMLEPIITLETLDEQPVTTLYELCQKRGKSVYFKNWKKGQTNVMNVFVDDKLIGIGSSEQKIIAKLNAARDALEKLLCPEAEYMDMEPSLPRGDEAGEQVEGSKQKLSELCSKNRWPRPVYNISSVDTMGTRT; this comes from the exons ATGGTTGATACTGCTGATCAACAACTTACTTTGCCGAAAGTAGTTATCCAGCTTTCCCGACGACGGAAGGTCTGTTCCCAATTCGAAATCGCCCCTGCCCCCAACCTCGCCGATCACAAGCGGACGATGCTCGGCCCTGCCGGCGCCGACTTTGCGTCCTCCTCCTTGCCGCCTCTGGTGGACGCGGGCGACGAGGGGATGCGCACGGCGGTGGCGAAGGTGGAGCGCATGCTTGCTTACTCGTTCCGGGACCCGAGGCTTCTGGAGGAGGCTTTGACCCACTCGTCCGACACGGAGCACCCGTCGTACCAGCGCCTAGAGTTCCTGGGGGACGCCGCCCTTTGTCTCGCATTCACCAACTACGTCTACCTCAACAACCCGGGCGCTGGCcccggccagctcaccgtcctcCGCGCCGCGAACATCTCCACCGAGAAGCTCGCCCGCGTCGCCGTCCGCCACGATCTCTACCGCCTCGTCCGCCGCAACTCCCCCATGCTCGATCAGATT GTGGACGAGTTCACTCAATCGGTTCTTAGAGAAAGGGATGAGGACTTGGGATGTCTGCACCACGGCGGCAGCAGCGTCAAAGCCCCCAAAGTTCTCGCCGACATCGTGGAGTCCATCACCGCCGCCGTCTACGTCGACTGCGATTTCAATCTTAAGACGCTCTGGAGG GTAATTAGGAGCATGTTGGAGCCGATAATTACGTTGGAGACTTTGGATGAGCAGCCGGTGACGACACTCTACGAGCTCTGCCAGAAGCGTGGGAAGAGCGTCTACTTCAAGAACTGGAAGAAGGGACAGACGAACGTGATGAATGTGTTTGTCGATGACAAGCTCATTGGAATTGGGTCATCCGAGCAGAAGATAATCGCGAAGCTCAACGCTGCGAGGGATGCGCTGGAGAAACTGTTATGCCCCGAGGCGGAGTATATGGATATGGAGCCGAGTTTGCCGAGAGGGGATGAAGCAGGAGAGCAGGTAGAAGGATCAAAGCAGAAGCTCAGTGAGCTGTGCAGCAAGAATCGTTGGCCGAGGCCGGTCTACAA CATCTCCAGCGTCGATACCATGGGAACGAGGACATAA
- the LOC105048540 gene encoding ribonuclease 3-like protein 2 isoform X2 gives MVDTADQQLTLPKVVIQLSRRRKVCSQFEIAPAPNLADHKRTMLGPAGADFASSSLPPLVDAGDEGMRTAVAKVERMLAYSFRDPRLLEEALTHSSDTEHPSYQRLEFLGDAALCLAFTNYVYLNNPGAGPGQLTVLRAANISTEKLARVAVRHDLYRLVRRNSPMLDQIVDEFTQSVLRERDEDLGCLHHGGSSVKAPKVLADIVESITAAVYVDCDFNLKTLWRVIRSMLEPIITLETLDEQPVTTLYELCQKRGKSVYFKNWKKGQTNVMNVFVDDKLIGIGSSEQKIIAKLNAARDALEKLLCPEAEYMDMEPSLPRGDEAGEQVEGSKQKLSELCSKNRWPRPVYKILVPRQSSSNIEERAQDYEDGDLMMIPLYE, from the exons ATGGTTGATACTGCTGATCAACAACTTACTTTGCCGAAAGTAGTTATCCAGCTTTCCCGACGACGGAAGGTCTGTTCCCAATTCGAAATCGCCCCTGCCCCCAACCTCGCCGATCACAAGCGGACGATGCTCGGCCCTGCCGGCGCCGACTTTGCGTCCTCCTCCTTGCCGCCTCTGGTGGACGCGGGCGACGAGGGGATGCGCACGGCGGTGGCGAAGGTGGAGCGCATGCTTGCTTACTCGTTCCGGGACCCGAGGCTTCTGGAGGAGGCTTTGACCCACTCGTCCGACACGGAGCACCCGTCGTACCAGCGCCTAGAGTTCCTGGGGGACGCCGCCCTTTGTCTCGCATTCACCAACTACGTCTACCTCAACAACCCGGGCGCTGGCcccggccagctcaccgtcctcCGCGCCGCGAACATCTCCACCGAGAAGCTCGCCCGCGTCGCCGTCCGCCACGATCTCTACCGCCTCGTCCGCCGCAACTCCCCCATGCTCGATCAGATT GTGGACGAGTTCACTCAATCGGTTCTTAGAGAAAGGGATGAGGACTTGGGATGTCTGCACCACGGCGGCAGCAGCGTCAAAGCCCCCAAAGTTCTCGCCGACATCGTGGAGTCCATCACCGCCGCCGTCTACGTCGACTGCGATTTCAATCTTAAGACGCTCTGGAGG GTAATTAGGAGCATGTTGGAGCCGATAATTACGTTGGAGACTTTGGATGAGCAGCCGGTGACGACACTCTACGAGCTCTGCCAGAAGCGTGGGAAGAGCGTCTACTTCAAGAACTGGAAGAAGGGACAGACGAACGTGATGAATGTGTTTGTCGATGACAAGCTCATTGGAATTGGGTCATCCGAGCAGAAGATAATCGCGAAGCTCAACGCTGCGAGGGATGCGCTGGAGAAACTGTTATGCCCCGAGGCGGAGTATATGGATATGGAGCCGAGTTTGCCGAGAGGGGATGAAGCAGGAGAGCAGGTAGAAGGATCAAAGCAGAAGCTCAGTGAGCTGTGCAGCAAGAATCGTTGGCCGAGGCCGGTCTACAA GATACTCGTGCCAAGACAAAGTTCCTCCAACATCGAGGAAAGAGCTCAAGATTATGAAGATGGAGATTTAATGATGATTCCTTTATATGAATAA
- the LOC105048540 gene encoding ribonuclease 3-like protein 2 isoform X1, with protein sequence MVDTADQQLTLPKVVIQLSRRRKVCSQFEIAPAPNLADHKRTMLGPAGADFASSSLPPLVDAGDEGMRTAVAKVERMLAYSFRDPRLLEEALTHSSDTEHPSYQRLEFLGDAALCLAFTNYVYLNNPGAGPGQLTVLRAANISTEKLARVAVRHDLYRLVRRNSPMLDQIVDEFTQSVLRERDEDLGCLHHGGSSVKAPKVLADIVESITAAVYVDCDFNLKTLWRVIRSMLEPIITLETLDEQPVTTLYELCQKRGKSVYFKNWKKGQTNVMNVFVDDKLIGIGSSEQKIIAKLNAARDALEKLLCPEAEYMDMEPSLPRGDEAGEQVEGSKQKLSELCSKNRWPRPVYKIEREHGPAHDKRFICSVQIETSDNAFMTLSDPKSRVKDAENAAACKMLSEILIGVE encoded by the exons ATGGTTGATACTGCTGATCAACAACTTACTTTGCCGAAAGTAGTTATCCAGCTTTCCCGACGACGGAAGGTCTGTTCCCAATTCGAAATCGCCCCTGCCCCCAACCTCGCCGATCACAAGCGGACGATGCTCGGCCCTGCCGGCGCCGACTTTGCGTCCTCCTCCTTGCCGCCTCTGGTGGACGCGGGCGACGAGGGGATGCGCACGGCGGTGGCGAAGGTGGAGCGCATGCTTGCTTACTCGTTCCGGGACCCGAGGCTTCTGGAGGAGGCTTTGACCCACTCGTCCGACACGGAGCACCCGTCGTACCAGCGCCTAGAGTTCCTGGGGGACGCCGCCCTTTGTCTCGCATTCACCAACTACGTCTACCTCAACAACCCGGGCGCTGGCcccggccagctcaccgtcctcCGCGCCGCGAACATCTCCACCGAGAAGCTCGCCCGCGTCGCCGTCCGCCACGATCTCTACCGCCTCGTCCGCCGCAACTCCCCCATGCTCGATCAGATT GTGGACGAGTTCACTCAATCGGTTCTTAGAGAAAGGGATGAGGACTTGGGATGTCTGCACCACGGCGGCAGCAGCGTCAAAGCCCCCAAAGTTCTCGCCGACATCGTGGAGTCCATCACCGCCGCCGTCTACGTCGACTGCGATTTCAATCTTAAGACGCTCTGGAGG GTAATTAGGAGCATGTTGGAGCCGATAATTACGTTGGAGACTTTGGATGAGCAGCCGGTGACGACACTCTACGAGCTCTGCCAGAAGCGTGGGAAGAGCGTCTACTTCAAGAACTGGAAGAAGGGACAGACGAACGTGATGAATGTGTTTGTCGATGACAAGCTCATTGGAATTGGGTCATCCGAGCAGAAGATAATCGCGAAGCTCAACGCTGCGAGGGATGCGCTGGAGAAACTGTTATGCCCCGAGGCGGAGTATATGGATATGGAGCCGAGTTTGCCGAGAGGGGATGAAGCAGGAGAGCAGGTAGAAGGATCAAAGCAGAAGCTCAGTGAGCTGTGCAGCAAGAATCGTTGGCCGAGGCCGGTCTACAA AATTGAGAGAGAACATGGGCCTGCTCATGACAAGAGATTCATTTGTTCAGTTCAAATTGAGACTTCAGACAATGCTTTTATGACATTGAGTGAcccaaagtcaagggtgaaggaTGCGGAGAATGCAGCAGCATGTAAGATGCTTTCCGAAATACTGATTGGTGTTGAGTAA
- the LOC140859044 gene encoding uncharacterized protein — MYRRSSRQSARRHPSSQSQETQSQRGTRGGRKRQLHVHHSREYRSYLIQIRTPRRVMMILVVVAMDLMIREELEDRRPPFMRQPQGDIRFTGESQFTHVTQDRNHGGRVDRDRGVPISYRRRALRGRPAHDATADDLARGVGSMDVSGSSSYYGSYYPQPSYDPYAYGASEASSSGYYPMQPGASYGSDFATDIFGWAPSQPYHHLEDTSQSQNFSEKSEMSYNPERMPYGMMNIREYGAAWLEGWTDVPSDYVDDPNIYERDRHSTRN, encoded by the coding sequence ATGTATAGACGTTCCTCTCGGCAGTcagcaagaaggcatccatcctcccaatcacaagaaactcagtcacagaggggcacaagggggggaaggaaaagacagttgcacgtgcaccactctcgagagtacaggagctatctgattcagatacggacaccaaggagagtgatgatgatactggtagtagtagccatggatctgatgatcagggaggaactggaggacaggagaccaccgtttatgagacagccacagggtgatattcgattcaccggtgagtctcagtttacgcatgtcacacaggataggaatcatggtggacgagtcgaTAGAGATCGTGGGGtgccgatttcatatagacgacgggctcttagaggtcgtccagcacatgatgcaACTGCGgatgatcttgcacgtggagtagggtccatggatgtatctggatcatcctcgtattatggatcctattatccacagccatcttatgatccatatgcatatggtgcatccgaggcatcttctagtggttactaccctatgcagcctggagcatcttacggatcagattttgctaccgacatatttggatgggctccttcacaaccgtaccatcatcttgaggatacttctcagagtcagaattttagcgaaaagtctgagatgtcttacaatccagagaggatgccttatgggatgatgaatattcgagagtacggtgcagcttggctagagggttggactgatgtcccttcagactatgttgatgatccaaataTCTATGAGCGTgacagacactcgacaagaaattaa